The Coffea arabica cultivar ET-39 chromosome 9c, Coffea Arabica ET-39 HiFi, whole genome shotgun sequence nucleotide sequence atgtttgaatgattcagcttcaacccatttggtaaagtactcgattgccaccaatataaatcgatgtccatttcaagcgggaggatcgattgtaccaattacgtccataccccacattgaacagggccatggggcggtcatgctatgcaactcagtgggtggagcgcgtataatgtcaccgtgcatttggcattttatacatctccggacaaaatctatgcaatcatgctccatagtaagccagaagtatccggtcctcatgattttcttcgctagcaaatggccattcatgtgaggtccacaaacgccactatgcacttctttcatcatgtaTTGAGCTTCGCTTTCATCGAcacatcttaaaagattcaaatctgaggttcttttgtataacacttctccatttaagaaaaattttgaagccattctacgtAGAAAACTTTTGTCTTTTATACCAGCATGCTGAGGGTAAGACCCAGTTTTGAGAAACTCTTTAAGATCATTAAACCAAGGAGTAGTATCCGAGGACTCGTCTGCAGCCCAGCAGTGGGCTGGCTtgttttgaagttgaatttggattggttCGATCTTCAATTCATCTGGATATTGGATCATGGAAGCcaaggtggccaaagcatcagcaaatgcgtttcgggctcTCGGGAGATGTctaaactccaaattttgaaactgcttggccaaagtgagcagactacaatggtagggtagaattttcgaatctttggttatccattgcttcaaagtttggtgcacgagcaaatctgaatcactaaaagctatcaactccttgatttccatttccaacgccattttgagaccaaaaatgcaggcttcatattcagccatgttatTCGTGCAAGCGAATTGtaatttggcagcggcagggtagtgcttcccttcgggtgacaccaaaacagctccaattccagctccgagagaattcgaagctccatcgaagaaaagccttcattcaggactttgttcacttatatcatctgcagcgcctacaaataggaccctctcgtcagggaaataagtacggagtggttgataatcatcatcccttggattttccgccaaatgatcggctatagcttgccccttgacagctttctgtgaagtgaaaacaatatcgaactctgagagaattatctgccatttggcCAATCTTCCAGTcagcatcggcttctccaaaagatacttcaaaggatcagaccgGGAAATAAGATACGTGGTATGGCTCAAAAGATAGTGTCTCAACTTCtgggctgcccaggccaatgcacagcagcttttctcaatgaatgaataattagcctcgtactgcgtgaacttcttgcttagatagtaaatggcttgttctttccttccagagtcatcatgttgacctagaacacaccctactgctccatcgagtacagataaatacataatcaaaggtcggtccggtttgggcggcactaagactggtggatgcaacaaataatctttaatcttgtcgaaagcctgttgacactcctcattccaatacaacggTACATTCTTTTTCAACAATTTGAACAATGGCTCACAAGTGGCAGTTAATTGGCCAATGAACCTCCCGataaaattgatcttccctaaaaagcttttcacgtccttctgagtttttggcactggcatatctcgaattactttgatttttgctggatctatctctatgcctctCTTACTGACAATAaatcccaacagcttacccgcaggtgctccgaaggcgcattttgcaggatttaacttcaaattgtacttccgtAGTCTCTCGAACAATTTCTTCAGATCAACCAAGTGGTcctctgcccttttagacttgattataatgtcatccacgtagacctccatttctcggtggatcatatcatgaaatagggttgtcatggtcctctgatatgttgctccggcattctttaaaccgaaaggcatcactcggtagcaaaatgtgccccaaggggtaatgaaagcagttttctccctatcttcttctgccatcaagatttggtggtagccagcaaaacaatcgcaaaaggtttcaatctcatgtccgacagtattgtctaagagaatgtgaatgtttggtaaaggaaaatcatctttaggactggctttattaaggtctctatagtcaacacaaactctcacctctccactcttttttggaacagggacaggatttgaaagccaaattgggtaatgggaaacaatgataatgttggttttgagttgtttttcaatttgctcttttattttgaggcttatatctggtttgaattttctgggtttttgctttacgggtggaaaagaagggtcgGTGGGCAATCTATGCactaccacatcagttgaaatgcctgtcatatcatcataggaccatgcaaatacatcctggaacatggtcaagaattcaagcatctcTTTTTTCTGCCTTTCCTTCAAATGAATACTGACctgcacctccttaacttcatcctcagtgccaatgttaaccttttctgtttcttccaggttcggttttggtttttcctcatattgttcaaggtcctttgtaaaagaatcgaatacctcctcattatcactctcgctttggagttcggattcacAGAGCTCCAAGTCgcgagtgatatagagattgccattatcgtattccagaacggtgatatccaaagggtcaaataattttatttttggccatctgaaagaattaacgaatgtgggataataagcaaataagcatacaacaaacaaatgaacaaacaatatgaatataaacaagcgaataaacaacaatgacaagaacaacttgtgcattttcataaaactttgattgaaagcaaatggaaatgaaaacttaacaatatttacatgcacAAACGTTagtcaaaaaaggaaaattgttttcattggctatttacagatgcaaaagtattttcatgaattcacatgaatgataaacccctttcagtttatcgaaactccttccgaacgGGCAGGGACTCGGCTGTCCAATTAGAAATTGACCCTTCAGGGATGTCAGGAAAGTCAGCTTCATCTGGAaaactatcttcaaatgttgcccctacgaacaattgggccaaactagcttcaatttcttcaactgGATTAACCTCTGATGTGATAACCTCTGTTGGTCGTGGAAAAGTATACCGCAGTGGTGGAATGTCGAAAACCCTTTGCCTGCCCTCTTTCTCTGCTCTTTTGCGCTCTTTCATCTCTTTGATGTCCTTGACGGTTGGTTGGAAACCCAAACCGAATGTATCCCTTTTTTCCATAATCTCCACTGGCTTCAGGATCCCTTGCAGTTCACGCCCCAATCCTCTGTCTAACTTGTATCCTCCACGAATCATTTCCTTAGGCATCATTACACTTGCTTTTGAGAGAGCTTGTTCCTCCATTGTGATCCAACTTACGGAGACTATATCGGATGTGCTATGAGGGGACATGGTGGCACTTCGACTTCCCTCCTCTTTAGATCCAGAATCAGTGATTACCAGGCAGTCCTCTTCGGCAAAGATAGTGATTAGCTTGTCATTTACTACGAATTTCAGCAATTGATGCAACGAAGATGGCACAGCCCCagacttgtgaatccatggcctTCCAAGTAAAATATTGTAAATGCTCGGGAAGTGCAttacttggcaagttatttgaaattgggcGGGCCCCATCTCGATTACTAAATCTGCCTCTTCTATCGGCTCCCTTTGAGCTCCATCAAACCCTCGAACAatagtccctgaaggcctcagcttaatgtcttgcaatcctagcttctccaaggtactccaaggacagatattaagcgCGGACCCGTTGTCAATTAGCACCTTCGGCAGCATTTTTCCGTTGCACCTCACTGTTATGTACAACGCCCTATTATGTCCAATGCCCTCCGTTGGCAATTCATCGTCAGAAAAAGCAATTTGTTTGTTGAATAATACGCTCCCAACCACGTTTAAAAAATTATCAACAGAAATGTCCCTCGGAATTTGAGCTTTAGTTAATACGTCGATCAATGCATCCCTATGCACGTCTGAAGAGAAAAGTAAATCCAACATGGTTATCTGGGCAGGTGACTTGCTTAGGTTTTCGATTATGTTGTATTCACTTCTCTGGAGTCGTTTAAGGAAATCCACggcttctttctcggtgatGGTTGGCTTAATGGGCGGCTCGGAATTCTTTGCTTGAATCGGAATAGTAGTTTCAAATGGACTTACAGTCCTCCCCGATCTGGTAACCACTGACACCTCTTTCTTTGCAGCTGAATTTTCCCCGATCTGTATAATAGGTTCATCGTAATTCCACGGCACTTGTTGCAGGCTCAAAACAGGCTCTTGCCTCGGGAATTCGATGAATACCGGCTTCAAAGCTTCACTCTCTGCTGGCGTGAGATCCAAGACAAAAGGCTGGTTATCTTCTTCGAATGGCAACTCTATGATGAATggttggtctgtgaccccaaaTACCTCAGCTTCTCTTGCCAAATCTTTGAATTGTTCCATATACTCCGTGTCATCCATAATGACCCCAACGGTATTAACATGGTCCGGCAAAGGGTTCCTATTTACGTTCGGCCCTTGCGCCTCCCTTTGCCGGATTACAATCTCCCCGGCTTCTACCATATCTTGGATTTTATGCTTAAGCGCCTTGCAATCAAAGGTGGCATGTCCGGGGGccccagaatgataagcacagacagctTGTGGATTATACCACGCGGGCATGCCATATGGATAGGTAGGAGGGggcatgtgacgaccccacctccccctaaggtgtaccagagggttcagcgggccgcctgcccagctctcgccgggactcagtcgttctttaatcaaatccagaacaaatcacaagaataaatagggcagcaatccaaacttaaagtggaacttatatacattgctatctcaaaaggaagtacaaccatcaaatgtacaaaggttctcacttcaccatacaaccaacccgtgccaagcactagggcgagaaccattacaaggccaaagaactagatcaactagactatacagaacgctcgtccttgctcgccttttcctgctaaggaaaacaattgacgtggtatgagctaaaaagcccagtgaggttccaaacagttaatcaaacaatcaaacaatcaattcaatacattaaacatggagtatcaataattcaagaaacatttacaatggaaagcaatagtaacattcattaaaaggatacggctcacaaggagcaattcgttcattcgttcatccgatctcctgacatttccccttattcctccaatcatttgaaaatgcatttttcgtttatcaataaaccctcgttcgttcgttcgttcgttcgttcattcattcattcacccccgtcctggccgttggccagtctccaccaacctacagggtaatactcgaatataccaaacgttcacccaagtccctaatcgcccgaccgagtccgcttctggctcgagacgaccggtaacaaggggcaatggccagttcagcccaaaaggcttacattcatgcgcaagtaacatttcaatcattaaatccttgaaaattacacagttatttaggtcgagtgcgataaagtacacactcgcctagaaaattcgttttggaaatcattaaaagcaattaacacattagcaaatgataacaacaagccataaagtcaaataaggaacactcacctagatatacaaaataacgtgcaaaatatccttccggatattacccttagtcaccaatgaaacctaaggttgaacaagagaacatattacagtttattgagcaaaacatttaagggaaacaaaaaaacccgactaattaggagtaaaacgtgtaaagatgactttcaagtaagaagagggttgtttgaaccacaggatgaaaaatcatgtttttaaaatgaaaaaccggtcatggtattggccaaacaaaagtatacaagttccaatagaaacctagccctcgagcgaaaatttgggcagcacgccctttgtgtttacctaattttccagccattttggcttcattatttttcctcaaccacaacccaacatcacacataagcaattcaagtcaagagccattccataggctcacaatatcataagaataagaattacaacaatcacaagtgcagaaattcaacttagcacaagacagatttgacgtacgaatgcggaaataacatatccgaagctacgcttatcggattgagacaaaacctatgccgtttcgaaactaagacacagagctacaacattcatgaaggtcacttagtctagttcctaatgtaacttagtcaaattctcaaattactaaaccagaaaccaattcgtcggctgtttaaatgctgaacactgtaatggacatatctcagagtacacaagtccgaatcaggtgttcttagaggcatttgaaagctaattcagaatactacaactttcatgttttggcaaaaagctaaatcagaatggatcctagtcgaaaaacgtgataaactggacttaactgatcacacggactgcttgggaaatacttaaaatagtaagggtattttggacttttcatgtcctacgttgctccgattgagctgaaattttgtaggcacctataaaataccattctctacaactttacttctttgacctaaggccaattcggcctctaacatagggctacaaaaccggacagaatagaagaacaattttccagaattctgaaattttcagtttctagtggaattttctcaaatttctggttctaatcaccaccaaacaaccttatataaccttaattacaacatttacaatcatacaacaagtttaggcagagagctatgaaaccctagcttgcttattcatcccaaaattcatcacaaccacttgcataatcatgaaattaagccaaaacttaagctaaaaatcatcttaaacccaaaatttaagcAACAAGGATCATGACCAGATTTGTACCTCTAAAGCAAgacttggatgagtgatagttcactccctttgaaattccttggttcctcaagcttcccaactcataACCttcactttaatcggtttggaattggaattcctcacttagttgtagcaaatcaagaagatggaatgtttttttttctttctcacactctttggttcggccagcagcagaaatatggagaggaaaggtgaaaaaattggTTAAGTAAGATGCCAAAGTGTCTTGGTCAAGATGCTCttaggtggtgacacttgtcgccaccaccacctttcttttttttcctctttcttttccttcttttctagccACTAGTTTTGGTCagccttagctgtaatataagaagatattttgctcaagtatcaatgaacttgtagggtaagaaagtggtggtcaagtggtgcgttcaatcggtagtgcgcgggacccgccggttcgcgccgtttttcttaaaaactcacgtactagggtttttacttcccattcactacccttatatcattgctaccaatcacatattatttctcacttaaaagtcacttttaatcctcaaatgtaatccttactctgtaccgaaaattcatccggcgaaaaatcgcgaaaaccctaattttgctccaaacttgaaaccgaagcgtaaaaccctattttctaggtttacttacacttattgtgaaataattgggtagtgggctttgataaatactaattttcaaataaaagggtatttttgagaaaaatacaagaaatttgcgagtcctcacattctctcccccttaaaaaatttcgtcctcgaaattttaccttcagttgcttcAGACGTGTctggaacttgtcggttgtctaaagcataaacctttgccggtccgctagttcgttgccctccttcattcacttgtgatttagctccatccagttgcagagtattgctttcacgtgactgtctcctcggacagttgctaacttgatgatcgccacttccgcagattaaacatttccgcccctttctccaacaatcgctttcgacatgatttgcctttccacagtacccacagaccacgtgagaagccatcttttggctttcttgaaaacttttcccaaatctgatttggctttcttttgtagatccttcacctatcgcccctaatgtccatggtgggtgggacaaaaagttcactttttgcactttggaagggactctcgcttcacttaatttctccactacactactcgatgcactccttttctgggtctgggaagcttttatctgtgcctttgcagtctcgattctttgagctttctcaagggcctccgtaaacgtattcacttgtactgccgctaatgcttcttggagttccaaatttaatccctgtataaaccgtcttactcttcgccgctctgtggccaccaattcagaagcaaacttggatagtttcgtaaattttgtttcatattcggccacacttagcgttccctggcgtagtccaataaactcttcctctctcctctcttgaactaaaggagggaggtatttctcgttaaattcccttatgaaattcgtccatgtccatacggtctgttctctttcccattttgctttaataacgttccaccacgctcgggccgatccttcaaattggaacaccgcaaagtttacttgtctttgctcggtgtaattcaagacggtgaaaatattaatcatggcctctaaccattgttcggctatatccggatcagatcctccaaggaatttcggaggagtaaatttctgaaacctctcaagagccttatcttctccgatttcagggttccggggttgattcacggccatttggccttgttgatccactagtcttgccaagatatctgtcatttgttgcattaccgttgccattgggtcttcggcttcaaccctcattccttgctcttgtgcagatgttgtttctctttcctctcttggctcttgagctcgttcattcccacggccacgtccacgtccacggctacgtctcccgtccatatatatgttttccctctcttttcttttctcccaaaaggtaatttagtaaataaacacgaaaagattactaaagtaactattgagggcaccaaatattcaaataaacatatacccacataacacgccataccaagatgacggataagcaaatgcacaaatacatatcaagttggacagataaccatgtacatacaggtatactaacgtcatgtagtaacaatatactggtaaatcaaaaggaaaaggtgaagtcgtcccagtatcagcccgtccggtctctcacgtcacttactatccaaactagatgtccctgatctcttgtgctcattctagtcagacaaagcctgttcatgttcccaaaatgtaagtctcaagtatttagcagcacctcaactatagagtactcaggcacgagaatccgaaataagataattcacatctcgagctgcagtcccaagagtaaactatctacaatcggaattcctacctgacatacctatctatggtcctcagataccattagaaagatttaaggcctataacattcgcaattcatagtttcacttagtccctcatacttattcaccacttagtccagggtcactccacgtagaaaccacgcgaagcaactataaattttatccctcaatcgcttaactttcaagtccaatcaaatcccacagtccggtatcctaatctttaatctaggatacactacagagatctgaagccgtggacgtggaggttcactccaacgacatatgtaatcataacataacattgcatttcattcattcattcaatacatttcattcattcaatacatttcaatcattcatttgaaattagaacgagtgcgataaagtacgcacccgcccttatttttttaaaacttccaacaattaccatgtgacgccccgaaaaaaaaagagtttgagaacccgtaaaaaccctaatcttttccgagggttttatttcctttaatagcatgttttctgcatttcctggcttaggaaattttcttgaggaatttttatgagtaattatagtttttagatggtttttctagtattggagagtttttggaaaattaagagtgtataatggacgtgggacccactagtgcgaaaagttcggaaaaattcggccaataaggttaagttttggatactgtgtaaaatttatcgggtgttaagagataagtagagagtgagatttgattgatgtgagaggaaaaagaagtgataagattgcattaatgaggtgacaagtgtcaccctcttattggttttactttaagatttactattccaatttttgactttttttgaccaaaggttaaatatcttaaaaattacccaaaaatcaccatttcttacctttggatggccggccctctctagcaagaagaaagacaaaactcttcaacatcttggcaaattcctagctcaaatcatccaaactacttgcctaaattagtttttactccataaaattccttccttgggtactagtaggtagtttagtgaagtttgtttgaagagctatgtgaggccccagttcgttctacgttgatatattcattaattgggcggtaacgtttggttttgggagtatttcgaaaaccctaagtagggattaagatttaaaccctaagttccggttaagattgaaaacccgttttcctacattttctttattagaaaattccccagataatttttatgagtaaata carries:
- the LOC140014131 gene encoding uncharacterized protein, which produces MPPPTYPYGMPAWYNPQAVCAYHSGAPGHATFDCKALKHKIQDMVEAGEIVIRQREAQGPNVNRNPLPDHVNTVGVIMDDTEYMEQFKDLAREAEVFGVTDQPFIIELPFEEDNQPFVLDLTPAESEALKPVFIEFPRQEPVLSLQQVPWNYDEPIIQIGENSAAKKEVSVVTRSGRTVSPFETTIPIQAKNSEPPIKPTITEKEAVDFLKRLQRSEYNIIENLSKSPAQITMLDLLFSSDVHRDALIDVLTKAQIPRDISVDNFLNVVGSVLFNKQIAFSDDELPTEGIGHNRALYITVRCNGKMLPKVLIDNGPWIHKSGAVPSSLHQLLKFVVNDKLITIFAEEDCLVITDSGSKEEGSRSATMSPHSTSDIVSVSWITMEEQALSKASVMMPKEMIRGGYKLDRGLGRELQGILKPVEIMEKRDTFGLGFQPTVKDIKEMKERKRAEKEGRQRVFDIPPLRYTFPRPTEVITSEAFQLMW